From a region of the Haematobia irritans isolate KBUSLIRL chromosome 4, ASM5000362v1, whole genome shotgun sequence genome:
- the LOC142235445 gene encoding uncharacterized protein LOC142235445, with translation MCFLDFTTVWITEYYAKTSSTILVSDGIYNLPGYKLFRADRETFAGGSCIYVRNGLKCRVIKKSAVGDAMEYIFLEMYMSGKHKVLIGNVYRPNNRIPITEVVSVVNDISVPFSDIIISGDFNCNLFNDNTLSEAFQVLGLFPTNTHVPTHYNNSSNSLLDVIFVNQMSKIKLYDQLSAPMFSRHDLLYIIYDCDFTIQPQTISFRDFRNIDYDVLKDFICNVSWDTLYDTPEVDDQVEFFETKLNEIFDMCAPLKTKIVTNNEKPWFSNHIRNIMRKRDAYYSRWRRYKIPQLYESFRFWRCVVAKEIRIAKSRFYKEKFSKAINCRAKWKEIRKIGIGLKDNSNPQDDIDLDSLNMKFIGGDVMSNSRNVYRDYCCVRKENYFSFRCVSEEEVLSAVLSIKSNSEGDDGINPKLFKIVLPVLLPYVTYLYNTALMKSVFPSAWKKAKILPVPKTDNDFRPIAILPYLSKVLERLMYQQMTKYIEDNGLIFDRQSGFMKNRSCVTALIDVTDDLRANMDEREHSFLILLDHSKAFDTVDHSILLTKLDRIFNFSSSACRLLYSYVDNRSQRVHSHGKVSETLVLKRGVPQGSILGPLLFCLYINDLPDILDNSKMHIYADDVQLYRSSHVSEINECVRKINSDLVKINNWAEVNKLCINPRKSKCIYIRKSDVDDNIQGLYIDNTLIDYTSSTMNLGICFNEKLTWSNHIAKVSGKVHAMLRNLWAVQQPTPLDIRMLLAKTYLIPTLLYGSEIFHNCDIIDLQRLKITFNNICSLMMSYLSDRAQKVVVSGLEYRLKAVSMGVPQGSVLGPLLFSIFINDVFSVCKYSRTHAYADDILLYITKEALAIENTVRMLNEDLQLVWDWANSNDTILIRIISRYSNLVAQICNM, from the exons ATGTGTTTCCTGGACTTTACGACAGTGTGGATCACAGAATACTATGCGAAAACCTCAAGTACTATTTTGGTTTCG GATGGCATATACAATCTTCCTGGGTATAAATTATTTCGTGCTGATAGAGAAACATTTGCGGGTGGCTCATGCATATATGTTAGAAATGGTTTAAAATGTCGTGTGATAAAAAAATCAGCAGTAGGTGATGCcatggaatatatatttttagagatGTATATGAGTGGAAAACATAAGGTTCTCATTGGCAATGTGTATCGTCCAAATAATCGTATTCCTATTACCGAAGTGGTATCTGTTGTAAATGACATATCTGTACCATTCAGTGATATTATAATTTCTGGCGATTTTAATTGCAACCTATTTAATGATAACACATTATCTGAAGCATTTCAAGTGCTAGGTTTGTTTCCCACAAACACTCATGTCCCAACACATTATAATAATTCCTCAAATAGTCTGCTGGATGTAATTTTTGTTAATCAAATGTCGAAAATCAAGTTATATGATCAGTTGTCAGCACCAATGTTCTCCAGACATGATTTGCTTTACATTATATATGACTGCGATTTTACTATACAACCACAGACGATTTCTTTTCGCGATTTCAGGAATATAGATTATGACGTTCTTAAGGATTTTATTTGTAACGTATCTTGGGATACATTATACGATACTCCGGAAGTAGATGATCAGGTGGAATTTTTTGAgacgaaattaaatgaaattttcgatatgTGTGCACCTTTGAAaactaaaattgttacaaacaaTGAGAAACCTTGGTTCAGCAATCACATAAGGAACATAATGCGAAAACGGGATGCATACTATAGTCGATGGAGACGATATAAAATTCCACAATTATACgaatcttttaggttttggcgtTGTGTAGTTGCCAAGGAAATTAGAATAGCAAAATCTCGTTTCTATAAGGAGAAATTTTCGAAGGCGATTAATTGTAGGGCCAAGTGGAAGGAAATACGAAAAATTGGAATTGGTTTGAAGGATAATAGCAATCCACAAGATGATATTGATCtggactccttaaatatgaagtTTATAGGTGGAGATGTCATGAGTAACTCTCGAAACGTTTATCGAGATTATTGCTGTGTCAGGAAGGAAAATTACTTTTCATTCCGGTGTGTAAGTGAAGAAGAAGTATTGTCCGCTGTTTTATCTATAAAATCCAATTCCGAGGGAGATGATGGAATTAATCCGAAATTGTTTAAGATAGTGTTACCAGTATTACTACCTTACGTTACATACTTATACAATACAGCCTTAATGAAATCTGTTTTTCCTAGTGCATGGAAAAAGGCAAAAATTTTACCTGTACCTAAGACTGACAACGATTTTAGGCCGATCGCGATATTACCTTACTTATCAAAGGTGCTTGAGAGGCTCATGTATCAACAAATGACTAAATATATTGAAGATAATGGACTGATATTTGATAGACAGTCGGGATTTATGAAAAATAGAAGTTGTGTGACCGCTCTTATAGATGTCACGGACGACCTGAGAGCTAATATGGACGAACGGGAGCATTCCTTCCtcattttacttgaccacagtaAAGCTTTTGATACTGTTGATCATTCGATATTACTAACAAAACTTGACAGGATTTTTAATTTCTCAAGCTCTGCTTGTAGGTTATTATATTCGTATGTAGATAACCGGTCGCAGAGGGTACATTCACATGGTAAAGTATCAGAAACCTTGGTGTTGAAAAGAGGAGTTCCTCAAGGTTCGATTTTGGGACCGCttttgttttgtctttatatAAATGATCTCCCGGATATTCTAGATAACTCCAAGATGCACatttacgcagatgatgtgcaaCTGTATCGCTCTTCTCATGTTAGTGAAATTAATGAGTGTGTTAGGAAAATAAATAGTGATTTAGTCAAGATTAACAACTGGGCTGAAGTAAATAAGCTATGTATAAATCCGCGTAAATCGAAGtgcatttatataagaaaatcaGATGTGGATGATAACATTCAGGGTTTATATATTGATAACACATTGATCGATTATACCTCATCTACTATGAATCTTGGAAtttgtttcaatgaaaaattaacttgGTCTAACCATATAGCTAAAGTCTCCGGCAAAGTTCACGCCATGCTGCGAAATCTATGGGCAGTACAACAACCAACACCTCTTGATATACGAATGTTGCTAGCTAAGACATACCTTATACCTACACTCTTATATGGATCTGAAATCTTCCATAATTGCGATATTATCGACTTGCAACGtctcaaaattacatttaataaTATT TGTAGTCTTATGATGAGTTACCTCTCTGATCGAGCTCAGAAGGTTGTAGTAAGTGGTCTGGAATACCGTCTTAAAGCAGTCTCTATGGGAGTTCCGCAAGGTTCGGTGCTGGGCCCACTTCTGTTTAGTATCTTTATTAATGACGTATTCTCCGTATGTAAGTATTCGAGGACACATGCCTACGCGGATGATATACTATTGTACATAACTAAGGAGGCATTGGCAATAGAAAATACCGTCAGGATGTTGAATGAGGATCTGCAGTTAGTGTGGGATTGGGCGAACTCAAATG ATACCATATTGATACGGATAATTTCCCGATACTCAAACTTGGTTGCTCAAATCTGCAATATGTGA